One region of Streptomyces rishiriensis genomic DNA includes:
- a CDS encoding VOC family protein, with amino-acid sequence MALDWEQVIVDAADPSALGRWWAAALGWVVVNDAPDEYEIRPEQDRTPGLLFVPVPERKTVKNRLHLDFRPDDQQAEVTRLLSLGARRADIGQGEQPWVTMTDPEGNEFCVLGERRPS; translated from the coding sequence ATGGCTTTGGACTGGGAGCAGGTGATCGTCGACGCGGCCGACCCGTCGGCGCTGGGACGCTGGTGGGCGGCGGCCCTCGGCTGGGTCGTGGTCAACGACGCACCCGACGAGTACGAGATCCGACCGGAGCAGGACCGGACGCCGGGCCTGCTCTTCGTCCCGGTGCCGGAGCGGAAGACGGTCAAGAACCGGCTCCACCTGGACTTCCGCCCTGACGACCAGCAGGCCGAGGTGACCCGTCTGCTGTCCCTGGGCGCCCGCCGCGCGGACATCGGACAGGGCGAGCAGCCGTGGGTGACGATGACCGACCCCGAGGGCAACGAGTTCTGCGTACTGGGCGAGCGGCGGCCTTCTTGA